The nucleotide window GGATCCAGCGGTCGGCTTCCCGGCGGGATCCGCCGGCCGCCAGGGCGAGGAAGTGGTTAAGTCGCACTCTCGGTCGAGGCCACCTCCGGTTCGGAAATCAGCTCGATCTCCTCCTGCGCCCGCTCGCGGTCCTCCATCACGGTCCCCAGCTCCTTGAGCTCGGGAAGGTCCGAGAGATCGTTGATTCCCATGTACGAGAGGAACTCGGGCGAGGTGGCGTAGAGGAGCGGCCGTCCGACCGCCCTCGATCGTCCTTTGATGAGCGCGAGATTCCGCTCGAGCAGCGTGTGGAGCGCGCCGCCCGAGTCCACCCCTCGAATCGAGTCGACCTCGACCTTCGTGATCGGCTGCTTGTACGCGATGATCGCGAGGGTCTCGAGGCCCGCCCGCGACAGGCGGACCTTCCGGCGGGACCGGAGCATCCGCTCGATCCAGGGCGCGCACTCCCTTCGGGAGAGGAGCTGGTAGCCGCCCGCGATCTCCACGAGGACGACCCCGCGATCGGAATCGCGAAGGTCGCGCTCCAATTCTTGGAGTAAGGCGACCGTCTCCTCCGGCCCGGGCCCCTCGAGCACTTCCACCAACGTCGAGAGCCCCACGGGCGAGTCGCTCGCGAAGAGCAGCGCTTCCACGATCTGCTTCTGGGTCGGCATCAGGCGTTCTCCTCTTCCAACGCAACGGGAATTGGGGCGGCGCCGCCGCGCCATTCGATCCAGATCGGTCCGAAGAGAGACTCCTGGGCCGCCGCGATGCTCCCCTGCTTCAGCAGCTCGAGCAGGCCCAGGAACGCGGTGATCTTCTCGATGCGCGTGACGAAACGTTCGAGCAGCTCCGCGAAGAGGAGCCGCGGCCTCTCGAGGAGGTGGCCCCGTATGACGCCCATCGCCTCCTCCAGGCTGAGCGGCTCGGCGTTGACCGTGTGGACGATCGGAGGGACCTGGCGCGAGAGCACCGTCTTGAGCGCGTCGAGGAGGCGGAACATGCTGACGGGGAGAAGCTCGCTCGCTTCCGGATCCTCAAGCTGCGCCGGGGCGCCCCGCTCGAAGTGGAGCCTGCGCTCGGTCTCGAGCCGGCCCAGGTCCTGGGAGGCCTCCTTGAAACGGCTGTACTCGAGGAGCTGACGGACGAGTCCCGCGCGCGGATCCTCCTCCTCCTCCTCGGCAATCGCCGGCGGGAGCAGCATGCGCGACTTGATCCGCATCAAGGTCGCGGCCATGACCAGGAACTCGCCGGCGACCTCCAGGTCGAGCTCGCGCATCAGCTCCAGCGTGTCGAGGTACTGCCGCGTGATCTTGGCGATGGGTATGTCGGTGATCTCGAGCTGCTCCTGCTGGATCAGATGGAGCAGGAGATCCAGAGGGCCATCGAAGACCGGGATGTGGACCTGAATCGAGGATCGCCCCTCGGGCGTCGACTCCGCCACCGGAGCGCCGTTTCGCGTTTCGTTCATGGCAGCTTCATCGCCTCCCGCACCTCGCTCATCGTCCGGCTCGCGATCGCGCGCACCTTCTCCTCACCGTACCGAAGCGCTTCGCGCACCCGCTCGGGCTTGGCCTCCAGCTCCTTCCGCCGCTCGCGGAACGGGGCGAGCTTCTCGGCGAGGATTCCGGCCAGGTCCTTCTTGTCCGCGACGCACCCCAGCTTCCCCGCGCGGCAGAGCGCCGCAATCTCGTCCGCGCCCCCAGCGTTCCAGGCGCGATGATACGCGAAGACGACGCATCCGTCGGGGTCTCCCGGATCGTTCACGCGAAGTTTTTTGGGGTCGGTGTAGGCGGTCCGGATCTTGGCCGCGATCTCCTGCGGCGAATCCGAGAGGAGGATCGTGTTCCCCATCGACTTGCTCATCCGCTTGCCGTCCAGCCCGGGCAGGCGTGGGAAGCGGGTGAGCTTGGCCTCGGGAACCGGGAACACCTCCCCATAAAGCGAGTTGAACTTCCGCGCTATCTCCCGCGTCACCTCCACGTGCGGCACCTGGTCCTCGCCGACCGGGACCAGGTTCGCCTTGTAGAGCAGGATGTCCGCCGCCTGGAGCACGGGATACCCCAGGTGGCCGTAGCTCATGGTCTGCTCCAGATTGAGGTCCCGCACCTGCTCCTTG belongs to Candidatus Eisenbacteria bacterium and includes:
- the scpB gene encoding SMC-Scp complex subunit ScpB, whose amino-acid sequence is MPTQKQIVEALLFASDSPVGLSTLVEVLEGPGPEETVALLQELERDLRDSDRGVVLVEIAGGYQLLSRRECAPWIERMLRSRRKVRLSRAGLETLAIIAYKQPITKVEVDSIRGVDSGGALHTLLERNLALIKGRSRAVGRPLLYATSPEFLSYMGINDLSDLPELKELGTVMEDRERAQEEIELISEPEVASTESAT
- a CDS encoding segregation/condensation protein A, which codes for MNETRNGAPVAESTPEGRSSIQVHIPVFDGPLDLLLHLIQQEQLEITDIPIAKITRQYLDTLELMRELDLEVAGEFLVMAATLMRIKSRMLLPPAIAEEEEEDPRAGLVRQLLEYSRFKEASQDLGRLETERRLHFERGAPAQLEDPEASELLPVSMFRLLDALKTVLSRQVPPIVHTVNAEPLSLEEAMGVIRGHLLERPRLLFAELLERFVTRIEKITAFLGLLELLKQGSIAAAQESLFGPIWIEWRGGAAPIPVALEEENA
- the trpS gene encoding tryptophan--tRNA ligase, producing MRPTGKLHLGNYLGALQNWVDLQATSENLHMVADWHALTTDYEHTDQLAPNTIEMVTDWLAAGIDPERSPVFIQSHVKEHAELHLLFSMLVTTSRLERNPTVKEQVRDLNLEQTMSYGHLGYPVLQAADILLYKANLVPVGEDQVPHVEVTREIARKFNSLYGEVFPVPEAKLTRFPRLPGLDGKRMSKSMGNTILLSDSPQEIAAKIRTAYTDPKKLRVNDPGDPDGCVVFAYHRAWNAGGADEIAALCRAGKLGCVADKKDLAGILAEKLAPFRERRKELEAKPERVREALRYGEEKVRAIASRTMSEVREAMKLP